CCTGGAGCGCGAGATGCTGTCACCCGAAGGCGGCTTTTACAGCGCGCAGGACGCCGACAGCGAAGGCATCGAAGGAAAATTCTTCGTCTGGACGCCCCAGGAACTTCAGGCCATTCTGGGTGACGACGCCGCGCTGGCCGCGCGCTTCTGGGGCGTCACGGCCGAGGGGAATTTCATGGACCCGCACCACCCGGACTTCGGGCGGCGCAGCGTGCTGTCGGTGGTGGCCAGTCCGACTGAACTGGCCGAGCAGTTCGGTCTGAGTGAGCCTGACGTGCGCCGCCGCCTGGAGGCCGCCCGTCGGCGGCTGTGGGAAGAGCGCGAGTTGCGCGTTCACCCGGGCACCGATACCAAGGTACTGACCTCCTGGAATGGACTCGCCCTGGGCGCCTTTGCGCTGGCCGCGCGCGTGTTGCGCGAGGAACGCTTTCTGGACGTGGCCCGACGCAATGCGGACTTCGTACGCTCGCATCTGCGAAGCGAGGACGCGACCCTGCGTCACAGCTACAAGGACGGTCAGGCCAGGGTACAGGGCCTGCTCGAAGACCACGCCCTGTACGCGCTGGGACTGATCGAGCTGTACCAGGCGAGTGGCCACCTGCCTCACCTGGAATGGGCCCGAGAGCTCTGGAACGTGGTCGCCACCGAATTCTGGGACCAGGAGGGCGGCGCCTTCTGGAGCACCTCTGCGCGCGCGGAAACGCTGATCACCCGTCAGAAGGACGCTTTCGATTCGGCAGTGATGAGCGACAACGCGGCGGCGGCCCTGCTGGGCCTGTGGATGGGCCGCTATTACGGCGACCCGCGCGGAGAAGAACTCGCGACGCGGACCATCGGCACCTTCGCTGCCGACATGCTGGCCGCGCCCAGTGGTTTCGGTGGTTTGTGGCAGGCACACGCCCTGCTGACGGCGCCGCACGTCGAGGTTGCGGTGCTGGGGAGTTCGCAGGCACGCGCGCCTTTCGAGGCCGAACTCGCCCGGCATTTTCTGCCGTTTGCTGCCCTCGCGCCCAGCGAGGCAGGCAGTGGGCTGCCGGTGCTGGAGGGTCGCTCGGGCGAAGGTGTGGCGTATGTGTGCCGCAACTTCGCCTGCGACCTGCCGGCCCGTGACACGGCCACGCTCGGGCAGCAGCTGAACGCACTGACTCAGGCCCGTTGACTGCAGAATCGAAGCAGCAGGCGCTCAGGAGGCCGGAAACACCCCTCCCTCTGAGCGCCTGGGTGAAGCCGGGCGGATTCACCCCTTCTGAATGCAGGTGGATGCGCTCAGTTGCGGAAGATCACCTGCTCGCGGCTGAACGACCGCAGGGCCAACAAGGTAAAGAGCACGGTGTACACCAGATTCGACACGATCGCGGTGACGGCGTTCGCGGGCAGCAATGCGCCCTTGATGATGTCCAGAATCACCAGCGCGCCGTTGACCAGCGGGATGGCGTACAGCAGGGGCGTCTTGGTGAGGAAGTCCGAAAACTGCAGCATGAACAGCGGAATGATCAGCACGATGGCAATGGGCGTGAGGTACGTCTGTGCCTCCTTGTACGAGCGGGCGAAGACAGCAATCGACAGCAGGATCGCCGAAATCAGCAGGGCCGCACTGACCGCCACGGCCAGCAGAATCAGCAGCTCACCCGCCCCGACGGCGAGGGTTCCCCCCAGGGCGCTCGCGAACGCCTCTCCAGCCACCTGCTCGGGCAGCACCAGGCGACCCAGCGGCCCCGCCAGCGCGAAGCCCGCCACCCCGAAAACGGCGCTCGCCATGGCAAAGAGTGTTGTGGCCAGCAGTTTGCCCACCACCACCTCCGAGCGCCGCACCGGCGAGACCAGCAGTACTTCCAGCGTGCCACGCTCCTTTTCTCCGGCAGTCGAGTCGATGGCCGTGGCCATGGCGCCCGCCAGAATGAACTGCAGCAGGAAGTACGGAATGATGAAGCCGAGCGGTCCACCCGAACGTTCCTGTGTCGTGGCCGCGTCGACCGCTTCGACGCGCAGGGGTGCCAGAAAGGTTTCGTCGAAACTCAGCTCGCGCAGTTTCGCCCGTACGAGCGTGTCGTTGTAATCACGCAGGGCGTCACGCACCTTCTGCGCCGCCCCGGCCTGAATCCGCTGATCGCTGGACTTGCTGTAGAGCTTCACGGTCGCCTGGCCTTCACCTGCCCCGCCGGGCAACCGGGCGGGCAACTCGAGAACCGCCTGCGCCTTTCCGCTCTGCACGGCCTGCAGTGGTTCGCGTACGTCCACAAGGTCAACCCCCGAGCGCAAAACGCTTCCGTCCGGTGCACGCTCGCTGCGGGTCAGGCGTTCACGCAACCCTTCGGGCAAACTGGCCAGTCCAACGACCCCCACCGTTTGGCGCCGTTCCTGCTCACCCCCGAAGGTGCGCGACAGCAGCAACGGAAACGCGATGGTGAACAGCGGAATAAAAATCAGGGGCATCACGATGGTGCTGACCAGAGTGCGCCGGTCGCGCAGGGTAGAGACCAGTTCCTTGTAGGCGACTTTCCAGATGAAGTGGCCGCGCATCAGGCCACACTCTGTGGAGCGCGCCGTTCCTGTCGGGCCCGGTCTTGCAGCAGCGAAAAAAAGGCGCGCTCCAGGCTGGGTTGCGCGGTTGAGCGAAGCAGCCCCCCGACCGTATCCACGGTCAGCAGTTCTCCGCCTTCGATGATGGCCAGCCGGTCGGCCACTTCCTCGACTTCGGCCATGACGTGCGTGCTGTACAGGACCAGCTTGCCGGGCGCCCGGTAACGCAGCACGAAATCGAGCAGAGAGCGGCGCGCCAGCACGTCGAGACCGCTGGCGGCCTCGTCGAGAATCAGGACCTGCGGATCGTGCAGCACCGCGCGGGCGATGACGATTTTCTGCTTCATGCCCGTCGAGAAGTCGCCGCTGCGACGCCCCAGGGTCTCGCCGAGGTCGAGCAGACCGTCGAGCTCGTCGATGCGCCGATCCGTGCGGGCGTCGCTGAGGCCATAAAATCCGCCGAAGTAGCGCAGGATCTCGCGGCCCGTCAGGCGGTCGTACAGCCCCATACCGCCGTTCACCACCCCGATCAGTCCTCTCACCCGTTCGGCGTCGCGGCGCACGTCGTACCCTGCCACCCGCGCGCTTCCGGCGGTGGGCGAGAGCAGGGTGGCCAGGATGCGCAGCAGCGTGGTCTTTCCTGCACCGTTGGGGCCCAGCAGACCAAAGACCTGTCCTTCCCCGGCCTGAAAACTCACGTCGCGCAACGCATGAAACGAGCCGTAGCGCTTGCTCAGATGTTCGATGTGCAGCATGTTGACCTCCGAAGGTCCTACGCGAGGTTACGCGGCGAAGTTGCGCACCGATGACCGGCTGCTCGCGCGGCTTCGTGATGGGCGCCCCACGGGACCTGCGCCGCGACCTCGGCAGAGACCCCGTGGGGCGCTCACTTGTTACAGCTGATGCGAGAACGTGGGTACGGTGGAGGGTTCGTCTGCCGTGCCGTCCGGATCGAGGTCGGACATCGCGCCCGGGTCTTCCCCGGCGCCCAGTGCGGCCGCACTGGGCGCCGCCTCTCCCAGTTCAAGACGGCCCCGCGTTTCGTTGGCCGAACTCAGCTCGGCCTCGTGGTGACGGGCGAGTTCCCCAAAGCCCTGCAGCAGCGCACGGTACTGCGCGAGGAACTGGGCGCGTTCGGCGCGCAGACGCGAGAGGCTGTTTTCCAGTTCGCTGCGGCGCGCCATGGCTTCCTGTTCGATAGCGCTCGCACGGTTGCGGTACTGCTGTTCCAGTTCAGCCTGCCGCACCTGGTAGGCATGCTCCAGCTCGGCATGGCGGGCCTGGAACTGCTGCTCGAGGTGCTGCTGCCCGAGACGCGCGTCGGTAAAGACGCGCTCCCGGTCGGCTTCGGCTTCGCGCAGCATCAGCTCGACTTCCTTCTGCGCGCTGGCACGCATTTCGGTGGTGATCCGTTCGGCGGCCACCAGGGTCCGCTTGAGTTCGTCCTCGCTGTGGCGGTACTCCTCCAGGCGCCGCTCCTGTTCGGCAAGTCGCTCGTGCAACAGTTGCTGTTCGCGGAGCAGCTCCTCGACATGGTCGGAGAGTTCGGTCAGAAAGGCCCGGACCTTACGCCGCGCGTAGCCGGAAAGTGCCCCGGAGAATTCCTGATGTCGGATGTCAAGCGGCGTAAACTTCATCGGGTCCTTCATTGCACGGTCCTTGATTGCGCTGTGTCCTTCATGAACAGAGCCCTCCCCACCCTCACCAGGGTGGCGCCGCAACCGATGGCTTCGGCGTAGTCGTCACTCATTCCCATGCTGAGTTCGGAAAGTCCCAGTTCATGGGCGCGCGCGGCGGTATCACGAAAAATGCGGTGCGCCGCTTGCCGGTCACCCTCGGGCGCCATGACCATCAGTCCTCGCACGCGCAGACCCAGTTGCGACACCTCATGGTATACCGCGCGAAGCTCGCCCGGCGCCACGCCCTGTTTCTGTGCCTCGCCGTTGTGCACCTGCAGCAGCACGTCCGGAACGTCTCCCCACCTGTCGCCCAGGCGGGCCAGTTCGGCGGCGTGATCGCGGCGGGTGAGCGAGTGCACCAGTGAAACACCTTGCAGGTACTTCAGCTTGTTGGTCTGCAACGCGCCGATAAAGTGCCACTGTGGATGAAGGCCAAGAAGGCCCAGTTCGGCGCGCTTGTCGCGCAGTTCCTGGCCCTTGCTTTCCCCCAGCGCGAAGGTGCCATGTGACAGCACGCATTCCCGAATTTCCGGCGCGCCGTGGCCCTTGGTCACCGCCACGAGCCGTACGCTTCCCGGCGATCGGCCAGCCCCGGCCTCGGCTGCCCGGATGTGCGCCAATACTTCTGGAAGTCCCATCAGCGTCAGCTCTTCACAGCGTCGCCACGATGTCGCGCACCAGGCCCGCCAGCCTCTGCGCGCTGGCCTGCGCCACCCGGATGACCTCCTGTTCACCGGCGTGCTCGTGGTGCTCGGGAATCGCCAGATCGGTGATGGTCGAGATTCCGATGACCCGCGCGCCCAGGTGGCGCGCCGCAATCACCTCAGGGACAGTGCTCATGCCGATGGCGTCGGCGCCCCAGGCACGGTAGGCGACCAATTCGGC
The Deinococcus peraridilitoris DSM 19664 genome window above contains:
- a CDS encoding thioredoxin domain-containing protein, with translation MNRLSHETSPYLLQHQDNPVDWFPWGPEAFQKALNENKPILLSIGYSTCHWCHVMAHESFEDETVAGFMNTHFVNIKVDREERPDVDAVYMSAVQATTGSGGWPMTVFLDAQGRPFYAGTYFPPRDAHGMPSFSRVLAGVAQAWNGRRQDLMQNAETLTQHLQSAGRREGSEALPADFTARGLAQVRKLFDARHGGFGSAPKFPAPTTLAYLLTQPQARDISLTTLQKMAAGGLYDQLGGGFHRYSVDERWLVPHFEKMLYDNAQLARVYLQAYQLTGEASFTQFARETLEYLEREMLSPEGGFYSAQDADSEGIEGKFFVWTPQELQAILGDDAALAARFWGVTAEGNFMDPHHPDFGRRSVLSVVASPTELAEQFGLSEPDVRRRLEAARRRLWEERELRVHPGTDTKVLTSWNGLALGAFALAARVLREERFLDVARRNADFVRSHLRSEDATLRHSYKDGQARVQGLLEDHALYALGLIELYQASGHLPHLEWARELWNVVATEFWDQEGGAFWSTSARAETLITRQKDAFDSAVMSDNAAAALLGLWMGRYYGDPRGEELATRTIGTFAADMLAAPSGFGGLWQAHALLTAPHVEVAVLGSSQARAPFEAELARHFLPFAALAPSEAGSGLPVLEGRSGEGVAYVCRNFACDLPARDTATLGQQLNALTQAR
- a CDS encoding ABC transporter permease, with product MRGHFIWKVAYKELVSTLRDRRTLVSTIVMPLIFIPLFTIAFPLLLSRTFGGEQERRQTVGVVGLASLPEGLRERLTRSERAPDGSVLRSGVDLVDVREPLQAVQSGKAQAVLELPARLPGGAGEGQATVKLYSKSSDQRIQAGAAQKVRDALRDYNDTLVRAKLRELSFDETFLAPLRVEAVDAATTQERSGGPLGFIIPYFLLQFILAGAMATAIDSTAGEKERGTLEVLLVSPVRRSEVVVGKLLATTLFAMASAVFGVAGFALAGPLGRLVLPEQVAGEAFASALGGTLAVGAGELLILLAVAVSAALLISAILLSIAVFARSYKEAQTYLTPIAIVLIIPLFMLQFSDFLTKTPLLYAIPLVNGALVILDIIKGALLPANAVTAIVSNLVYTVLFTLLALRSFSREQVIFRN
- a CDS encoding ABC transporter ATP-binding protein, which encodes MLHIEHLSKRYGSFHALRDVSFQAGEGQVFGLLGPNGAGKTTLLRILATLLSPTAGSARVAGYDVRRDAERVRGLIGVVNGGMGLYDRLTGREILRYFGGFYGLSDARTDRRIDELDGLLDLGETLGRRSGDFSTGMKQKIVIARAVLHDPQVLILDEAASGLDVLARRSLLDFVLRYRAPGKLVLYSTHVMAEVEEVADRLAIIEGGELLTVDTVGGLLRSTAQPSLERAFFSLLQDRARQERRAPQSVA
- a CDS encoding DivIVA domain-containing protein — encoded protein: MKDPMKFTPLDIRHQEFSGALSGYARRKVRAFLTELSDHVEELLREQQLLHERLAEQERRLEEYRHSEDELKRTLVAAERITTEMRASAQKEVELMLREAEADRERVFTDARLGQQHLEQQFQARHAELEHAYQVRQAELEQQYRNRASAIEQEAMARRSELENSLSRLRAERAQFLAQYRALLQGFGELARHHEAELSSANETRGRLELGEAAPSAAALGAGEDPGAMSDLDPDGTADEPSTVPTFSHQL
- a CDS encoding YggS family pyridoxal phosphate-dependent enzyme; this translates as MGLPEVLAHIRAAEAGAGRSPGSVRLVAVTKGHGAPEIRECVLSHGTFALGESKGQELRDKRAELGLLGLHPQWHFIGALQTNKLKYLQGVSLVHSLTRRDHAAELARLGDRWGDVPDVLLQVHNGEAQKQGVAPGELRAVYHEVSQLGLRVRGLMVMAPEGDRQAAHRIFRDTAARAHELGLSELSMGMSDDYAEAIGCGATLVRVGRALFMKDTAQSRTVQ